Proteins from a single region of Euleptes europaea isolate rEulEur1 chromosome 21, rEulEur1.hap1, whole genome shotgun sequence:
- the POLR3E gene encoding DNA-directed RNA polymerase III subunit RPC5 — protein sequence MANEEDDPIIQEIDVYLAKSLSEKLYLFQYPIRPASMTYDDVTRLSAKIKPKQQKVELELAIDTLNPNYCRSKGEQIALNVDGGCADETSTYSSKLMDKQTFCSSQTTSNVSRYAAAVYRKGEIHLTPLHGILQLRPSFSYLDKADAKHREREAANEAGDSSQDEAEEDVKQITVRFSRPESEQARQRRVQSYEFLQKRQAEEQWVHLHYYGLRDSRSEHERQYLFSQGHGMSGNTELIKSPSEYLMMLVPPSVEEEKEKPVAPSNVLSMAQLRTLPLADQIKILMKNVKAIPFANLMSLLSSGTDPTAVLRCIQQVAMLVQGNWVVKSDILYPKDTSSPHSGVPAEVLCRGRDFVMWKFTQDRWVVRKEVAAVTKLGPEDVKDFLEHMSVLRINRGWEFMLPYDEDFVKKHPDVVQRQQMLWMGIQAKLEKVYSLPRDHMVPKKQAAQTAAPLLVSGEQRVILAKAKVKQSYSQLEQDLQKRRAETQAHEATSPADVLGVRIKEEPLSDEEAMDTSACDGLHNRLSNGIHLEENSVDSLNGHLGGQARVSQELRAFVMATFRKQFVLTLRELKRLFNLHVASLPPGNLLFSGISDKMLQDVVLDMGCKQITVPFPPQTATLPDEQKVFALWEAGDAHDQHRQILLEVFSRNYRVRRNIIQNRLAREFGEDVDKQEVDKVLKDCCVSQGGMWYLKGTVQQQPS from the exons ATGGCCAATGAAGAAGATGACCCAATTATACAGGAG aTTGACGTATACCTGGCCAAGAGTCTGTCGGAGAAGCTTTATCTGTTCCAG TATCCTATCCGCCCTGCTTCGATGACGTACGACGACGTGACTCGTCTGTCGGCGAAGATAAAACCAAAACAGCAAAAG GTGGAACTTGAGCTGGCCATCGATACTCTGAATCCCAATTACTGTCGGAGCAAAGGGGAGCAGATCGCGCTGAACGTCGACGGGGGCTGTGCGGACGAGACGAGCACCTACTCCTC GAAGCTGATGGATAAACAGACCTTTTGCTCCTCCCAAACCACGAGTAACGTTTCACGGTATGCTGCTGCTGTCTACCGAAAAG GTGAGATCCACCTTACTCCACTACATGGCATCCTGCAGTTGAGGCCAAGTTTTTCCTATTTAGACAAAGCCGACGCCAAACACAGGGAACGCGAAGCTGCTAATGAGG CTGGGGATTCTTCCCAAGATGAAGCGGAAGAAGACGTCAAGCAAATCACT GTGAGGTTTTCCCGGCCTGAATCGGAGCAAGCCCGGCAGCGTCGGGTTCAGTCTTACGAGTTCTTGCAGAAGAGGCAGGCGGAAGAACAGTGGGTGCACCTGCATTACTACGGTTTACGG GACAGCCGTTCCGAGCACGAGCGCCAGTATTTATTCAGCCAGGGTCACGGCATGTCCGGGAACACCGAATTGATTAAATCTCCAAG TGAGTATCTGATGATGTTGGTGCCTCCGAGCGTCGAAGAAGAGAA gGAGAAACCAGTGGCCCCAAGCAACGTGCTCTCTATGGCTCAGCTGCGAACGCTGCCCCTTGCTGACCAAATTAAGATCTTGATGAAGAACG TGAAGGCCATCCCATTCGCCAACCTCATGAGCCTGTTGAGTTCGGGGACGGATCCCACCGCAGTCCTGCGCTGCATACAGCAGGTGGCGATGTTGGTGCAGGGAAACTGGGTGGTGAAGAG CGACATCCTGTACCCAAAGGATACCTCAAGCCCGCACAGCGGTGTCCCAGCCGAagttctctgcagaggaagggactTTGTC ATGTGGAAATTTACGCAGGATCGTTGGGTGGTACGGAAAGAAGTGGCCGCCGTCACCAAA CTCGGCCCGgaagatgtgaaagacttcctgGAGCACATGTCCGTGCTCCGGATAAACAGAGGCTGGGAATTCATGCTCCCGTACGACGAGGATTTCGTCAAGAAGCATCCCGACGTGGTCCAGAGGCAGCAGATGCTTTGGATGGGCATTCAGGCCAA gCTAGAGAAAGTATACAGCTTGCCGAGAGATCACATGGTACCAAAGAAACAAGCGGCGCAAACTG CTGCCCCCTTGCTGGTGTCCGGGGAGCAAAGGGTCATCTTGGCCAAGGCGAAGGTCAAGCAGAGCTACAGCCAATTGGAGCAGGACTTGCAGAAGCGGAGGGCGGAGACCCAGGCCCACGAGGCCACCTCCCCGGCGGATGTCCTCGGCGTCCGGATCAAGGAGGAGCCCCTGAGCGACGAGGAAGCCATGGACACGTCAGCTTGCGACGGCCTCCACAACCGTCTTTCCAACGGCATCCATTTGGAGGAGAACTCGGTGGACTCCTTGAATGGCCACCTGGGGGGCCAGGCGAGAGTCTCGCAAGAACTTAGGGCCTTTGTGATGGCGACCTTTAGGAAACAGTTTGTCCTCACCCTGCGGGAGCTCAAACGGTTATTTAATCTCCACGTGGCCAGCCTGCCTCCCGGGAATCTCTTGTTTAGTGGCATTTCAGACAAAATGTTGCAGGACGTGGTATTGGATATGGGCTGCAAACAAATAACGGTGCCT TTTCCCCCACAGACTGCCACGCTGCCGGATGAACAAAAAGTCTTCGCGCTTTGGGAAGCGGGCGATGCCCACGATCAG CATCGGCAGATTTTGCTTGAAGTTTTCTCCAGAAACTACCGAGTCCGTAGAAACATCATCCAGAATCGGCTGGCCCGGGAATTCGGTGaggatgtagacaagcaggaAGTAGACAAAGTCTTGAAG GATTGCTGTGTCAGCCAGGGagggatgtggtaccttaaaggAACAGTGCAGCAACAGCCGTCGTGA
- the CDR2 gene encoding cerebellar degeneration-related protein 2, with protein sequence MLTDSLVEEFEIGEDEPWYDQQDLQQDLHLAAELGKTLLDRNTELETSLQQMYATNEEQLQEIEYLTKQVELLRQMNDQHAKVYEQLDITARDLEDANQKLVVDSRSSQQKILSLTETIESLQTHIDDLQRQVEELKNSGQGCMNRERSEQPRSVHSFSCLKELYDLRKYFVYDHIFAEKITSLDTQLCPVEEENQSLKKAVTLLQAQLEMEKEKRVTMEEEYSLVLKENCDLEQRLADTDLYRNRAEELEVEVAEMRQIFQRENPFVSGVEKLVPESFFISLKDSLEKELNWGPADGVSLTVPELEKRALKRSSSETFLGSTVGGDLLKGHEETCIRRAEAVKQRGISLLNEVDAQYNALKVKYEELLKRCQTDEESVKHKAVQTSKQCAKEANVGNGASDVPARELAGAGADLGSLPTSAPPEYKLLFKEIFSCIKKTKREIDEHRAKYRPLSSQP encoded by the exons ATCTCCATCTTGCTGCTGAACTTGGGAAGACGCTGCTGGATCGGAACACAGAGCTGGAGACCTCTCTGCAGCAGATGTATGCCACCAATGAAGAGCAGCTACAGGAGATAGAG TACCTTACAAAACAGGTGGAACTCCTGCGTCAGATGAATGACCAGCATGCCAAAGTCTACGAGCAGCTTGACATCACTGCTAGAGATCTAGAAGATGCTAATCAAAAACTAGTGGTGGATAGTAGATCTTCGCAGCAAAAGATCTTAAG CCTTACTGAGACCATTGAAAGTCTTCAAACACACATCGATGACCTTCAGAGGCAAGTGGAGGAGCTGAAGAACTCTGGGCAGGGCTGCATGAACCGTGAAAGATCTGAGCAGCCGAGATCGGTTCACAGTTTTTCGTGCCTGAAAGAGCTGTATGACCTTCGAAA ATATTTTGTTTACGATCATATTTTTGCAGAAAAAATTACATCTCTAGATACGCAGCTGTGCCCTGTGGAGGAGGAAAaccagagcctgaagaaggcggtgACTCTCTTGCAAGCCCAGCTTGAGATGGAAAAAGAGAAGAGGGTGACGATGGAGGAGGAGTACAGCCTCGTGCTGAAGGAGAACTGTGACCTCGAGCAGAGGCTGGCGGACACCGATCTATACCGCAACCGAGCCGAAGAGCTTGAGGTCGAAGTGGCCGAAATGCGGCAGATATTCCAGCGTGAAAACCCATTTGTTAGCGGAGTGGAAAAGCTCGTTCCggagtccttctttatttccttgAAAGACTCTCTAGAAAAGGAACTGAATTGGGGCCCCGCTGACGGGGTGTCTTTGACTGTCCCGGAGCTGGAAAAGAGGGCCCTGAAAAGAAGCAGCAGCGAGACCTTCTTGGGCAGCACGGTGGGCGGAGACCTCCTCAAGGGCCACGAGGAAACCTGCATCCGGAGGGCCGAAGCGGTGAAGCAGAGGGGCATCTCCCTGCTGAACGAGGTCGACGCCCAGTACAACGCCTTGAAGGTCAAGTACGAGGAACTCCTGAAGAGGTGTCAGACGGACGAGGAGTCGGTGAAGCACAAGGCCGTGCAGACCTCAAAGCAGTGTGCCAAAGAGGCCAACGTGGGCAACGGCGCCTCAGACGTGCCCGCAAGGGAACTGGCCGGCGCGGGCGCCGATCTGGGCAGCCTGCCCACCAGCGCTCCCCCCGAGTACAAACTTCTCTTTAAGGAAATCTTCAGCTGCATCAAGAAAACCAAGCGAGAAATAGATGAGCACAGGGCAAAGTACCGACCTCTCTCATCTCAGCCCTGA